The Burkholderia mayonis genome window below encodes:
- the petA gene encoding ubiquinol-cytochrome c reductase iron-sulfur subunit, translated as MRDKEEERVDSGRRTWLIATSVAGGVGGVATVVPFAASLAPSARAKAAGAPVEVDISALKPGEMLTVAWRGKPVWVLNRTDAMLADVVKADKEVADPQSKSPYSMPLPAYCANEYRSRADRKNILVVMAVCTHLGCTPSPRFTPGPQPNLPDDWPGGFLCPCHGSTYDLAGRVFKNKPAPQNLDVPPYMFTSATMLVIGKDEKGEA; from the coding sequence ATGCGAGACAAAGAAGAGGAACGCGTCGACAGCGGCCGCCGGACATGGCTGATTGCGACATCCGTAGCAGGTGGCGTAGGAGGCGTCGCCACCGTCGTACCTTTCGCGGCGTCGTTGGCGCCGTCTGCCAGGGCCAAGGCGGCGGGCGCGCCCGTCGAGGTCGATATCAGCGCGCTCAAGCCGGGCGAAATGCTCACGGTCGCCTGGCGCGGCAAGCCGGTCTGGGTGCTGAACCGCACCGATGCGATGCTCGCCGACGTCGTCAAGGCCGACAAGGAAGTCGCCGATCCGCAGTCGAAATCCCCGTACTCGATGCCGTTGCCCGCGTATTGCGCGAACGAGTACCGGTCGAGAGCCGACCGCAAGAACATTCTCGTCGTGATGGCGGTGTGCACGCACCTCGGCTGCACGCCGAGCCCGCGCTTCACGCCGGGGCCGCAGCCGAACCTGCCCGACGACTGGCCGGGCGGCTTCCTGTGCCCGTGCCACGGCTCGACTTACGACCTCGCCGGACGGGTCTTCAAGAACAAGCCGGCGCCGCAGAATCTGGACGTCCCGCCTTACATGTTCACGTCGGCCACGATGCTCGTGATCGGCAAGGACGAGAAAGGAGAAGCGTAA
- a CDS encoding cytochrome b: MATDNKEISTTGLLGWVDRRFPLTSTWKQHLSEYYAPKNFNVWYFFGSLALLVLVNQIVTGIFLTMNYKPDSTLAFASVEYIMREVPWGWLIRYMHSTGASMFFVVVYLHMFRGLLYGSYRKPRELVWIFGCAIFLCLMAEAFFGYLLPWGQMSFWGAQVIVNLFSAIPFIGPDLSLWIRGDYVVSDVTLNRFFAFHVIAIPLVLLGLVVAHLIALHEVGSNNPDGIEIKEKKDEKGVPLDGIPFHPYYSVHDFFGVCVFLMVFAAILFFMPEMGGYFLEANNFIPANPLQTPPEIAPVWYFTAFYAMLRATTDPFKIVLMIVLVASGLLALVRARGKWKIALPALAAALVVFMYFTESKFWGVVVMGAAVVTLFFLPWLDRSPVKSIRYRPFFHKVFFGIFVAVFLTLAFLGTRPPSPAATLIAQVCALVYFAFFLGMPFWTPLGKFKQPPERVRFKSH, encoded by the coding sequence ATGGCGACCGATAACAAAGAGATCTCCACAACCGGCTTGCTCGGCTGGGTCGACCGGCGCTTTCCCCTGACTTCCACCTGGAAGCAGCATCTTTCCGAGTACTACGCGCCGAAGAACTTCAACGTCTGGTATTTCTTCGGGTCGCTTGCGCTACTCGTGCTCGTCAACCAGATCGTCACGGGCATCTTCCTGACGATGAACTACAAGCCCGACTCGACGCTCGCGTTCGCGTCGGTCGAGTACATCATGCGCGAGGTGCCGTGGGGCTGGCTGATTCGCTACATGCACTCGACGGGCGCGTCGATGTTCTTCGTCGTCGTCTACCTGCACATGTTCCGCGGCCTGCTGTACGGCTCATACCGCAAGCCGCGCGAGCTCGTGTGGATCTTCGGCTGCGCGATCTTCCTGTGCCTGATGGCCGAGGCGTTCTTCGGCTACCTGCTGCCATGGGGGCAGATGTCGTTCTGGGGCGCGCAGGTGATCGTGAACCTGTTCTCGGCGATTCCGTTCATCGGTCCGGACCTGTCGCTGTGGATTCGCGGCGACTACGTCGTGTCCGACGTCACGCTGAACCGCTTCTTCGCGTTTCACGTGATCGCGATTCCGCTCGTTCTGCTCGGGCTCGTCGTCGCGCACCTGATCGCGCTGCACGAAGTGGGGTCGAACAACCCGGACGGCATCGAGATCAAGGAGAAGAAGGACGAGAAGGGCGTGCCGCTCGACGGCATTCCGTTCCACCCGTACTACTCGGTGCACGATTTCTTCGGCGTTTGCGTGTTCCTGATGGTGTTCGCGGCGATCCTGTTCTTCATGCCGGAGATGGGCGGCTACTTCCTCGAGGCAAACAACTTCATCCCGGCGAATCCGCTGCAGACGCCGCCCGAGATCGCGCCCGTCTGGTACTTCACCGCGTTCTACGCGATGCTTCGCGCGACGACCGACCCGTTCAAGATCGTGCTGATGATCGTGCTCGTGGCGTCCGGCCTCTTGGCGCTCGTGCGCGCGCGCGGCAAGTGGAAGATCGCGCTGCCCGCGCTCGCCGCGGCGCTCGTCGTCTTCATGTACTTCACGGAGTCGAAGTTCTGGGGCGTCGTCGTGATGGGCGCGGCCGTCGTCACGCTGTTCTTCCTGCCGTGGCTCGACCGCAGCCCGGTGAAGTCGATCCGCTACCGGCCGTTTTTCCACAAGGTGTTCTTCGGGATCTTCGTCGCCGTGTTCCTGACGCTCGCGTTCCTCGGCACGCGGCCGCCTTCGCCTGCCGCGACGCTGATCGCGCAGGTATGCGCGCTCGTGTATTTCGCGTTCTTCCTCGGCATGCCGTTCTGGACGCCGCTTGGCAAATTCAAGCAGCCGCCCGAACGCGTGCGGTTCAAATCCCACTGA
- a CDS encoding cytochrome c1, translated as MKKLLSTLAMFIVSACLLTSVSVRAEEGEFPLDRAPDNTENLVSLQHGAQLFVNYCLNCHSANLMRYNRLTDLGISQKEIEANLLFTTDKVGNTMSVAMRPEDAKTWLGAAPPDLSVEARARSRDWLYTYLRTFYRDDTRPTGWNNAVFPNVGMPHVLWQLQGERIAKFEEKKDEETGEKVNKLVGFQQVTPGTLSPVDYDAAVGDLVAYLSWMSEPAQQTRKRLGVWVLLFLGVLTFFAWRLNAAYWKDIK; from the coding sequence ATGAAGAAATTGCTTTCGACGCTCGCAATGTTTATTGTGTCGGCATGTCTGCTGACGAGCGTATCCGTGCGGGCCGAGGAGGGCGAATTTCCGCTCGACCGTGCGCCCGACAACACGGAGAATCTCGTCTCTTTGCAGCATGGCGCGCAGTTGTTTGTAAACTATTGCCTGAATTGCCATAGTGCGAACCTGATGCGCTACAACCGGCTGACGGATCTCGGTATCTCACAGAAGGAGATCGAGGCGAATCTCCTGTTCACGACCGACAAGGTCGGCAACACGATGAGTGTCGCGATGCGGCCGGAAGACGCGAAGACCTGGCTCGGTGCCGCACCGCCGGATCTGTCCGTCGAAGCGCGCGCCCGCAGCCGTGATTGGCTCTACACGTATCTGCGCACGTTCTACCGCGACGATACGCGGCCGACGGGCTGGAACAACGCCGTGTTCCCGAACGTCGGCATGCCTCACGTGCTGTGGCAGCTTCAAGGGGAGCGCATTGCAAAATTCGAGGAAAAGAAGGACGAGGAAACGGGCGAGAAGGTGAACAAGCTCGTCGGATTCCAGCAGGTGACGCCCGGGACGCTTTCGCCGGTGGATTATGATGCTGCCGTCGGCGACCTGGTCGCGTACCTGAGCTGGATGTCCGAACCGGCGCAACAGACCCGCAAACGCCTCGGCGTGTGGGTGCTGCTGTTCCTCGGTGTCCTGACCTTCTTCGCCTGGCGGCTCAACGCCGCCTACTGGAAAGATATCAAGTAA
- a CDS encoding glutathione S-transferase N-terminal domain-containing protein, translating to MMVLYSGTTCPFSQRCRLVLFEKGMDFEIRDVDLFNKPEDIAVMNPYGQVPILVERDLILYESNIINEYIDERFPHPQLMPADPVQRARARLFLLNFEKELFVHVSTLENEKGKAAEKSHEKARLAIRDRLTQLAPIFLKNKYMLGEEFSMLDVAIAPLLWRLDHYGIDLSKNAAPLMKYAERIFSRPAYIEALTPSEKVMRR from the coding sequence ATGATGGTTCTGTATTCCGGCACGACTTGTCCGTTCTCCCAGCGTTGCCGGCTGGTGTTGTTCGAAAAGGGCATGGATTTCGAGATCCGCGACGTCGATCTGTTCAACAAGCCGGAAGACATCGCGGTGATGAATCCGTACGGACAGGTGCCGATTCTCGTCGAACGCGATCTGATCCTGTACGAATCGAACATCATCAACGAGTACATCGACGAGCGCTTCCCGCATCCGCAACTGATGCCGGCCGACCCGGTGCAGCGCGCGCGCGCGCGCCTGTTCCTGCTCAACTTCGAGAAGGAGCTGTTCGTGCACGTGAGCACGCTCGAAAACGAGAAGGGCAAGGCGGCGGAGAAGAGCCACGAGAAGGCGCGCCTCGCGATCCGCGATCGCCTGACACAGCTCGCGCCGATCTTCCTGAAGAACAAGTACATGCTCGGTGAAGAGTTCTCGATGCTCGACGTCGCGATCGCGCCGCTGTTGTGGCGTCTCGACCACTACGGGATCGATCTGTCGAAGAACGCCGCGCCGCTGATGAAGTATGCAGAGCGGATCTTCAGCCGTCCTGCCTATATCGAAGCGCTGACGCCGTCCGAAAAGGTTATGCGTCGTTAA
- a CDS encoding ClpXP protease specificity-enhancing factor, with translation MQEISTKPYLLRALYEWCTDNGYTPHIAVRVDKSTRVPRQFVRDGEIVLNISFEATSQLQMGNEWIEFTARFSGKAHKIEVPIANVLAIYARENGQGMAFQVDVVAEAGDDGGGEALAAADDGDDVGGQAAVTDGARGAADAAPESGDRADEPPKSDGDGDRAKGGRPRLKIVK, from the coding sequence ATGCAAGAGATTTCCACGAAGCCGTATCTGCTGCGCGCGCTGTACGAGTGGTGCACGGATAACGGATATACGCCGCACATTGCGGTGCGGGTCGACAAGTCGACGCGCGTGCCGCGGCAGTTCGTGCGCGACGGCGAGATCGTGTTGAACATCAGCTTCGAGGCGACGAGCCAGTTGCAGATGGGCAACGAATGGATCGAGTTCACTGCGCGGTTCTCGGGCAAGGCGCACAAGATCGAGGTGCCGATTGCGAATGTGCTCGCGATCTACGCGCGCGAGAACGGTCAGGGGATGGCGTTTCAGGTCGACGTCGTCGCGGAGGCTGGCGACGATGGCGGCGGCGAGGCGCTTGCCGCTGCGGACGATGGCGACGACGTCGGTGGGCAGGCCGCAGTGACCGATGGCGCGCGGGGCGCAGCGGACGCGGCGCCGGAATCCGGCGATCGCGCGGACGAACCGCCGAAGTCCGATGGCGACGGCGATCGCGCGAAAGGCGGCCGGCCTCGCCTCAAGATTGTGAAATGA
- a CDS encoding DNA methyltransferase — MSSSLDVANFELRHSDVIDVEAALKPAAKKSKKTDRVNTGVATNDLVHSAYVDSNDAVFPNVLELYVAPGSVIADVTYGRGVFWKNVDLEEYEIYFSDLKKTGIPEFVRGGIDSRKLPYGDESMDAVVFDPPYMHTPGGTAHNGHQNFENYYANNAEQDHDVVQQIWEETNGKPPKYHEAVLDLYFRSAREAMRVLKPDGIYIVKCQDEVCTNRQRLTHVEITIELEKRGFVTEDLFVVVQTGRPGVSRLKTKQYHARKNHSYFMVYRKPKAKKRARK, encoded by the coding sequence ATGTCATCAAGCCTCGACGTGGCTAATTTTGAGCTGCGCCATTCGGATGTTATCGATGTTGAAGCTGCTCTAAAGCCAGCAGCGAAAAAGAGCAAGAAAACCGATCGGGTCAATACCGGCGTTGCTACCAATGATTTGGTGCACTCTGCCTACGTTGATTCGAATGACGCTGTATTTCCGAACGTCCTCGAACTCTATGTTGCTCCGGGGTCGGTTATTGCCGATGTGACATACGGGAGAGGCGTTTTTTGGAAAAATGTTGACCTTGAGGAATACGAAATTTATTTTTCGGACCTAAAGAAAACGGGGATCCCAGAATTTGTTCGTGGTGGCATTGATAGCAGAAAACTACCTTATGGCGATGAGTCAATGGACGCCGTGGTTTTTGATCCGCCGTATATGCATACGCCCGGCGGGACCGCGCATAACGGTCATCAAAATTTTGAGAACTATTACGCAAACAACGCCGAACAGGACCACGATGTAGTTCAGCAGATTTGGGAAGAGACAAACGGCAAGCCACCGAAATATCACGAGGCGGTGCTTGATCTCTACTTCCGCTCTGCCCGCGAAGCCATGAGAGTTCTTAAGCCGGACGGTATCTATATCGTTAAATGTCAGGACGAGGTATGCACGAATCGCCAACGCCTGACACACGTGGAGATCACGATCGAGCTTGAGAAACGTGGTTTTGTTACGGAAGACTTGTTCGTCGTGGTCCAGACTGGACGCCCGGGAGTTTCAAGGCTAAAGACGAAGCAATACCACGCGCGCAAAAATCATTCTTACTTTATGGTCTATCGCAAGCCCAAAGCAAAAAAGAGGGCTCGCAAATAA
- a CDS encoding DUF4224 domain-containing protein, with translation MQEYPRRGPQRGAGAYLGRQELRELTGTPQRARQILWLAQQGWPHVVDVHGRVLVARAYHDKQMGIIESKHTRSLQLTSPASLNLGAV, from the coding sequence ATGCAAGAATATCCACGCCGCGGTCCGCAGCGCGGCGCAGGCGCATATCTCGGCCGCCAAGAACTGCGTGAATTGACCGGCACGCCGCAACGCGCGCGCCAAATCCTGTGGCTTGCTCAACAGGGTTGGCCGCACGTCGTTGACGTGCACGGACGCGTGTTGGTCGCACGCGCCTACCACGACAAACAAATGGGCATCATCGAATCGAAGCACACGCGCTCGCTACAGCTCACCTCGCCCGCATCGCTCAACCTTGGCGCTGTGTGA
- a CDS encoding phage virion morphogenesis protein: MKNDLQALEKWAGALLAKLSPAARRQMLRELGRDLRRAQQSRVAAQRNPDGSAYAPRKVKRGGKRLREKAGRIKREAMFRKLRAARYLRIDVDDAGLAIGFDERLSRIARVHQEGKKAPVEPGGPLAQYPVRVVLGFADADRELVRDRLLRHLNR, translated from the coding sequence ATGAAGAACGATCTTCAAGCGCTCGAAAAATGGGCCGGCGCGCTGCTCGCGAAGCTATCGCCGGCCGCCCGTCGTCAAATGCTGCGCGAGCTCGGCCGCGATCTGCGCCGCGCGCAGCAGTCGCGCGTCGCCGCGCAGCGGAATCCGGACGGCTCGGCGTACGCGCCGCGGAAGGTAAAGCGCGGCGGCAAGCGCCTGCGCGAGAAGGCCGGCCGCATCAAGCGCGAAGCGATGTTTCGGAAGCTGCGCGCGGCGCGCTATCTGCGAATCGACGTTGACGACGCGGGCCTGGCGATCGGCTTCGACGAACGGCTGTCGCGCATCGCACGTGTCCACCAGGAGGGCAAGAAAGCGCCCGTCGAGCCGGGCGGCCCGCTCGCGCAGTATCCGGTCCGCGTCGTGCTCGGCTTCGCCGACGCCGATCGCGAGCTCGTGCGCGATCGGCTACTACGCCACCTGAACCGCTGA
- a CDS encoding phage tail protein: MNKPNSLRAALVAALPQLNASPDQLLVFVNEGRIEATGTRTASFDYEYECEIIIRDFIGSADDVMIAVVEWARANQPDLVTNRDARRDGITFVADVLSNNAVDLGLKVKLSESVVVGTDDDGNRTVEHIDDAADEWLA, translated from the coding sequence ATGAATAAGCCGAACAGCCTGCGTGCGGCGCTCGTCGCCGCGTTGCCGCAGCTCAACGCGTCGCCGGATCAACTGCTCGTGTTCGTCAACGAAGGCCGGATCGAAGCGACGGGCACGCGCACGGCGTCGTTCGACTACGAATACGAGTGCGAGATCATCATTCGCGACTTCATCGGCAGCGCGGACGACGTAATGATCGCCGTCGTCGAGTGGGCGCGCGCGAATCAGCCGGACCTCGTGACGAACCGGGACGCGCGCCGCGACGGCATCACGTTTGTCGCGGACGTTCTGTCGAACAACGCGGTCGACCTCGGGCTCAAGGTGAAGCTGTCGGAAAGCGTCGTGGTCGGAACGGACGACGACGGCAACCGGACGGTCGAGCACATCGACGACGCGGCCGACGAGTGGCTCGCATGA
- the lysC gene encoding Rz1-like lysis system protein LysC (LysC is an Rz1-like component of a phage lytic system, substantially overlapping although not fully embedded in the gene for the Rz-like LysB component.), with product MKTPPCAPGLLALCLTTLCACTQAPPSPAPTITLNECASVTRCTMPAMAPRTNGELSDALHVARAAWARCASEVDMIATCQARMWRADGHE from the coding sequence GCGCACCTGGGCTGCTGGCGCTCTGCCTGACGACGTTGTGCGCCTGCACGCAAGCCCCGCCCTCACCGGCGCCGACGATTACGCTCAACGAATGCGCGAGCGTGACGCGCTGCACGATGCCGGCGATGGCGCCACGAACCAACGGTGAGCTGAGCGACGCGCTGCACGTCGCGCGCGCGGCGTGGGCGCGCTGCGCGTCCGAAGTCGACATGATCGCGACGTGCCAGGCGCGCATGTGGCGGGCGGACGGCCATGAATAA